One Mesorhizobium loti genomic window carries:
- a CDS encoding MerR family transcriptional regulator: MAPVTELTVGQVAMRSGVAVSALHFYEARGLIRSHRTSGNQRRYGRDVLRRVAIIKVAQEVGISLAEIGQALASLPEGRTPTRDDWNLLSTAWRDGLDHKIAQLKKLRDGLTDCIGCGCMSIDKCPLRNKGDRLAREGTGARRLLVES; encoded by the coding sequence ATGGCTCCAGTAACGGAATTGACAGTCGGCCAAGTGGCCATGCGCAGCGGCGTCGCGGTGTCGGCACTGCATTTCTATGAGGCGCGCGGGTTGATCCGCAGCCACCGCACGTCAGGTAACCAGCGCCGCTACGGCCGCGACGTGCTGCGGCGGGTGGCGATCATCAAGGTCGCCCAGGAGGTCGGCATCTCGCTCGCGGAAATCGGCCAGGCATTGGCATCCCTGCCCGAAGGCCGCACGCCGACCCGCGACGACTGGAACCTGCTGTCGACCGCCTGGCGCGACGGGCTCGACCACAAGATCGCCCAGCTGAAGAAACTGCGCGACGGGCTGACCGACTGCATCGGTTGCGGCTGCATGTCGATCGACAAATGCCCGCTCAGGAACAAGGGCGACCGGCTGGCCAGGGAGGGTACGGGAGCGAGGCGACTGTTGGTAGAATCCTAA
- a CDS encoding RNA methyltransferase, protein MNCRLRIALYQPDIAGNTGTILRFAACLGLGVDIIEPAGFPLSDKALKRAGMDYLEMAALTRHIDWNAFEDWRKKDGRRQVLLSTKATTPYTSFSFADGDILLFGRESAGVPDAVHQAADARLTIPMQGAARSINVALSVAMVAGEAIRQLG, encoded by the coding sequence ATGAACTGTCGTCTCCGCATCGCGCTCTACCAGCCGGACATTGCCGGCAATACCGGGACAATCCTGCGCTTCGCCGCTTGCCTCGGCCTTGGCGTCGATATCATCGAACCGGCCGGCTTTCCGCTTTCCGACAAGGCGCTCAAGCGCGCCGGCATGGACTACCTCGAAATGGCCGCCCTGACCCGGCACATTGACTGGAACGCCTTCGAGGACTGGCGCAAGAAAGACGGGCGCCGGCAGGTGCTTCTGTCGACCAAGGCGACAACCCCCTACACCAGCTTCAGTTTCGCGGACGGCGACATCCTGCTGTTCGGCCGCGAATCCGCAGGCGTGCCGGATGCGGTCCATCAGGCGGCGGATGCGCGGCTGACCATCCCGATGCAAGGTGCGGCGCGCAGCATCAATGTCGCGCTCTCCGTCGCCATGGTGGCGGGTGAAGCCATCCGGCAGCTCGGATAG